The segment TCATTTAATGCTCTATTTGGTTAAGGCGATATGCCAGTATAAAAAGATGTGCCAGTCAACGAAGAGAATTGATCGCTTCCACACTTCGTCCTCAGGACGGAGCATCGACCAGCACAGGAGCGAGGGGTTCGTTTAAGTGTTTGATGATGGGACGGGTCAGGCCGGGAAACCAGTTAATGGTGGAGAGGGCGAGTTCCACGGCGCGGGGATAACGAGAGAGTCGAGCGATCCAGCGACAGTATTGATACCGCTGTTGCACTTCAGTTCGGTGCAATCGGCTCCACTCCTCTTCGTCGGCAGTCCCCCATGAATCTATTCTAGACGCTACCAGAGTAGAAGCGAGGTAGCCACTGCAGAGAGCACTGGCGATTCCTTCTCCCGTGAAAGGTTCCACATACCCAGCGGCATCGCCACATCGCAGCGTACGAGGTAGGGCTTTGACGGTAGTCGTACGGGTCAGAGCAATTGTCCCAGACCAGTCGACGGAGTCCAGATTATTAATTTCGGGGAGATGAGCCTCTTGAATGATTTGCTGTATCAAACCGGAAGTCGAGTTCGCCTGTTTCAGCACGGGGGCGTTCAGCGCGGCGGCCAGATTCAGGCTGCCATCCTCCAGCTGAGTCAGACCGACATATCCCGCAGGAGAAACCGCCATATGAATACTGCCTGCGTCGTAACCTGTAGGAGGTTCCATCAGGATGCCCCCCAATCCCAGCCGCGATGCCGTAGTTGAAAGGCTCTTATGTTGAGGATATTTTTTGAGCGACGAATTCGCCAGACCATCGGCAACTAAAACGATGCGAGCGGTTGCGATGACTGTCTTGCGATCTGTCGATTGCAATTCTACCCGACGTTGATCGCCGAGAGGCGTCAGTTCCTCCAGGCGAGCTGTGACTTCGGAAAGGAACTCAGTTCCCTTGGTGATTGCTTCCGTCACCAGAATTTCATCAAAGCGAGTCCGACTGAAAGCGACACCGTGAGGTAGCGGTACAGAGACTTCCCGCCGTGGGCTATTGATTTGCAACTCCTGGATTGGAATCGCGCCCGCGTCTTTCAGCAGTGGCATCAAACCTGCTTGCTCGACGACACTCAGCGTCCGCTCATTGAGGCAACCTCCACACACTTTGTATCGAGGAAACGACTTCCGGTCGATCAGCAATGTCTTCAAGCCCGCTTTGCCCAGTTGCAGCGCGGCGAGTGCCCCGGCCGGTCCGGCGCCGATGATCAGCACGTCCCAATTCGTCGACGCGGCCTCGGAGATATCCAGAGTGTTTTTAATCGTCACGTGCGATTCCTCCACGAGAGCAGGAACCGTTCCGGCCAGTGACGGGTCACGGTAACCGATTCCATACCCGCTTTCAGAGCGTGCTCAATCGCTTCCTTGATCGTGAAGGCCGACCGCACGGACAGGGGACCATCCACATGCACAATCGGTGATCGACTGAGTAATCGACAGCCAATCTGAGCAAGGCAGTACCCGAAACGGGAACGACGAAGATCGTTCACCAGCACCAACTGCCGGGCCGCATAGGATATCTTGTTCAGGAAAAAAATCGCCTCTTCGGAACGGAGATGATGCAGGAACAGGGAACACATAATGACGTCGTATTCCCCCGGAACGGGTTCTTTTAGCACATCCCAACGGTGAAACGGAATCGACAGATCACGTTCGGTCGCCTGACGAGTGGCGTAATCCACGGCAACCGGACTGATGTCGGAGCCGGAGAACTCCATCGGGATTTGTTCCTGCTTCGCTCGCTGCGCCAGGTTGATGACGACATCACCCCCGCCGCTGGCCACGTCGAGCACTTTGAGAGGCCGGTCCGGGTGTTCCTGCGCCAGTTGCCGCAGCGGAGGCCAGAGCATGCTGCTGCTCCCACTGATCCAGTTGACCCGCTTCAACCCGGCAAGCGCCTGCTGGTGTTCCCGTTCATCCAGTCCGGGTTGATCCATCAGTTCTTCGACTTGTTGACGCGTACTCAAATTCATAGATGCTGGGAACCGACAGGGAGAGAGGGAACAGGCAGTGGTGATAAACAGGCCCGGGCAACATTCATGTCCAGACCGAAACCGACAGCCGCCGAGAGAAGGATCGCGCACCGTCTCTGGTATTGTAGCCACTGGAAGAAAAGAGAACACTCACTAACGGCATCCCATCTGCCTACAAACTTAGTTGCCAAAGTAATTGTTCCAGAATCTATACTGATGTGGCTATAACGGACCTAATTGCCTCTTTTTCTGATCCAGAATCCGGAATTGGATATAAGACTCTGGTCTCGGTTAAGGGGGGCAGATCAGCCGACCCAACCCGCTAAAACGTAACGTAAAGCCCCTTTTGTGACTGAGTAGCTCGCTGTAAGAATTCAACAGCCTCAGTTACTTCTTCTGATGAATGCTCTTGTGCAAGTTGCTGCAAAAAACCAAGACTCTCGCTCACCTGTCCATTGCTTTGGAAATACGAACCCATTTTGCCGGGATCGAAAGAATTGTTGTCACTTCCGACAATCAAACCCAAGATCGGTGAGCTTCTCCGGTCGTCAGGAACTATTTCCTGGACTGATTCCCAAGCTGAGCCAAGCCCGATGTCATCGGTTGGATCGTAGTATTTTGTCTGTGCAAAGTCTCCGTACTGGTGGGCATCCTCTGTCTCAATCATCCCTTCCCAGTCATCTTCCAGTGGTTCACCTTCGTAAGGATCGGTGAGTGACTTGAAGTTTTGTTGGATGAATGAAATCAAAGCACTACATTCACCTGTTGCAAGAGAGTCTTGCAGTACGGGTAATAGCTCCTGCTCAAACTTCTGGTAATCAAATATGAATGCCTTGTGTTCCATCATGATGTATCATCTCACGGCAAGAAATCGTTTAGCGAAGGACGCTGTAACAATTATAAAGAATTACGATAAGAGCACGTTGAAAACCGTCATTTTAACGGGCTGCCAGGCTATTCCCAAAGGTCTTGCCATCTAACACTCAGGCTACTTGGATCACACTTTTGGTTACACCATCTTCTGAAATGAAGGCAAACAGACATGCATCATCATGGTAAAGTCCAGTAGACTTCGGGATTGATACCTCCCCAACAAATACCATTGGTTTGTTATTGTGGAATTGCCATTCAGCTTCTTGAATCCAATTCGGGCCGTCAATTGGAATTGAGCGGAACCATCCTCCAACGTTCTCACGAGCAAACGAAACGAATTCTACTTGATTACCTTGGAATCCATCTACGAGGTTCTCAAAAAAACGTTCGCTTTCAATTGGTACATCTATTTGTGCTCCACAATTTGATACAATGCTCAAGAGCTCTTCATAGACATCGTCAAGTTTCATTGATGGCATCCTCAGTCAACTAAGCCTAAAAAGTCGTATCCTATGTGGCAAAATTGGTCAATCCGCTCGTGCCTCCTCTAAGGATGAGTCCTTTTCACCCCAAAGTAAATGTCCAATTTCTTCTTTGCCTATCTCTGGAACTTCGCTCAAGGGTTTTAGAGCGTTGTTTAGAAACCGGCGGACCTGTTTCTCGGCTAAGAGCGAGCCGGCTGAGACGAATTCCTGACGATCTTCGGACTAGAAGAGGCAAATGGGACGCGTTGCGATGAATTCCCCAAAACGGTTCCTTCCTTGTTTGAAGAAGGAAATGCTGACGCGGGAAAATCTTTGTCTGGAAATAGAATCTTCTTCGACTTGAGTTTGTGGTACCTCGATGACAAGCCGGCAGCAGACGGAACTGGAAAATCAGATTACGATTCTGTATCAGACAGAATCGCGTCGAGTTCTGGCGACGTTGATTCGGTTGCTGGGCGACTTTGACCTGGCCGAAGAAGCGATGCAAGAGGCGTTCACTGCGGCGGCTGAGCAGTGGGCTGAAGAAGGTGTGCCTAAGCACCCTCGCGCCTGGTTGATCTCAACGGGCCGCTTCCGGGCTGTCGACCTCATTCGTCGACGGACGCACTTCCGGAAAATCCAGCCCGAGCTCACCGCCCGTGTCGAAGAGATCGTCCATCATAATGCGGATCTGGCCGATCACGATATTCAAGATGACCAACTCCGACTGATCTTCACCTGTTGTCACCCGGCCATTGACCCTCGCGTTCAGATTCCCTTAACGCTTCGCGAAGTCTGCGGACTGACGACCGACGAAATCGCCAGCGCTTTTCTAACGGCCCCCGCGACGATGGCTCAGCGGATTGTGCGTGGTAAATCGAAAATCCGTGACGCCGGTATTCCCTACATCATTCCTTCCGAAGCCGATTTGCCACAGCGACTCGATGCGGTGCTGTCGGTTATCTATCTCGTGTTCAATGAAGGCTATTCGGCCTCGGGTGGGGAATCGCATTTGCGGCCCGCGCTGTCCACCGAAGCGATCCGACTCGGCCGGTTGATGCTCGATCTCCTTCCTGATCCGGAAGTGATGGGGCTGTTGGCGTTAATGCTGCTACACGAGTCGCGCCGCACCGCTCGTCAGTCGGCGGACGGAGATATCATCCTACTGGACGATCAGGATCGAACGCTCTGGGATCAACACTTGATCACAGAAGGGCAACAACTTGTTGGACGTGCCTTTTCTTCTGGACAGATCGGGGTTTATTCCCTTCAGGCCGCCATCTCGGCAGTGCATGCCTCGGCGCAGCGGCCAGAGGAAACCAACTGGAGTCAGATCGTCGAACTATATGACACTCTCCGACAGGCGGAGAATTCTCCCATCGTCGAATTGAATCGGGCGGTGGCGGTCGCCATGCGGGATGGTGTGCAGGCAGGGCTGGATCTCATTCAGGCTATTCTGGATCGGGGGGACTTGATCGACTATCACCTTGCTCATTCTGCTCGGGGGGAACTACTTCGCCGGGTGGGCCGCATCGAAGAATCCCGAACTGCCTTTCTGGAAGCATTGAACCTGACCCGACAGGAACCGGAACGTCGCTTTCTCCGCCGTAAATTGCAGGAACTTGATTCAGCAGAATAGACAGTCGTCCGAGAAGGCAATGTCATTAACTCCTTTATTCCCTTCTGTTTAGAACCGCTCTGTTTTACAGGTCACAGAGTAAAGCGGATCGGTAAGAACTCAATAAAGACTTTCTTTTGAGAATTGTTACCGTGGTTGTCGATTTCCGAAGCTCCCATTCGACTATTACCTAAACAGGGCCTTGGAGTCATTTCAAGGCGAACAATAGATAGACCACTCAGGCCACATTGAAGTGCCACTTTGAAGGGGAAGACCGATGAAAGTCATGGTGCTGGTGAAAGCGAATGCTGATTCCGAAGCGGGCAACATGCCCAGTGAAGAAATCCTGACGGAAATGGGGGCGTTTAATGAAAAGCTTTCTCAGGCGGGAGTCATGCTGGCGGGCGAAGGGCTCCATCCGACTTCCAAAGGGAAGCGGGTCGCGTGTGAAGGACAGAAACGCATCGTGACGGATGGTCCATTCGCCGAGACCAAAGAACTGCTCGCCGGTTTCTGGATGTGGCAAGTCGAGTCGATGGAAGAGGCACTCGACTGGGCCAAACAAAGTCCGTTTCAAGAAGGGGAACTGGAGTTACGCCCTGTCTTCGAGGCAGAGGACTTCGGCGACGAATTTACTCCGGAACTGCGCGAACAGGAAGAGGCCCTCGCCGCGAGGAATTCCCTGCGGTCCGCAACGGTTCAACCTTATCTCTTCTTCGGAGGGACCTGCGAAGAAGCCCTCGAGTTTTACAAACAAGCTGTCGGAGCGACCGTAGATTGTCTGATGCGATTCAGTGAATGTCCCGACCCTTTTCCCGAAGGAATGCTGCAGGAGGGCTTTGAAAACAAAGTGATGCACGCCCAGTTCCGCGTCGGCCAGATGAGCCTGATGGGATCGGACGGCTGCAACGATACCGCTCCCTTCTCCGGTTTTCGTCTGGCACTTTCTGTCGCCACCCAGGCGGACGCCGAACGGACCTTCAACGCGCTCGCCAAAGGGGGACAGGTCGACATGCCGCTGGAAAAAACATTTTTCTCTCCCTGCTACGGTCAATTAACAGATCAATTCGGGGTGGGGTGGATGGTCATGGTGCCGGGCGAACCGGGGTAGGTCGTCGTCTCTCGATCACTATCACTTAGTTCAAAAACAAGACGCAAATCAGGAGAATAAAAATGACCACTTATCAAAACAACACCGCAGACGAAAACATGATTCGGGAGATGATCGACAAATGGTCCCGAGCGCTCGAAGCGAAAGATCTGGATGGACTGACGGCCGACTACGTTCAGGACGCCATTTTGTTCGACGCCATTCCGCCTTACAAGACGGTCGGAGTCGAAAATATCCGCAATGTCTGGGCCAACTGTCTGCCTCATTTCCCGGAATCATTTCGCTCGGAGCATCGTGATCTTGAAATCCATGTCGAAGGGAACACCGCCTTCATGTATGGATTACATCACTTCATCCCCGATGATCCCCAGCACCCCTGTGGAATGACTTGGATGCGAATCACTGTGGCGTATCGTAAGATTGAAGGGAAATGGAAAGTAATCCACGAGCATGCCTCCATTCCCTTTAACCCACTTAACAATACAGCCTGGACCATCGACGATCCGGATAAACTGGACGCTCCCGACTGGAGCCAACCCGAAGCGTAAACACTAAACTTCGATACGTTCCCGTTACAAACATTGTGAAAATATTGAATCAGACAATTTCGTATTCCTTATTAGGATCTTATTATGAAATACATGTTACTCATCTACGGTGATGAAAACAGTTGGACGCCAGAGGAACGCGAGACCTGCATGCGCGACTCGATGGCGATCTGTCAGGAACTCGAAGCGGAAGGGAAGTGGATTGCTTCCTCGCCTCTGCGTTCCATCTCAACGGCGACCAGCGTGCGTGTTCGGGAAGGAAACCAGCAAGTGACAGATGGCCCCTTCGCCGAGACAACCGAACAACTTGGTGGTTATTATATCATTGACGTCGACAACCTGGACGAAGCAATCGAGATCGCCAGTCGCATTCCCCCGGCCAAGAAGGGGACTGTCGAAATACGTCCTTTGGATACGATGCCCGACGAACTATGATGACACTTTCACCAGCTTAACACTCAGTCAGGAATTGGTATTATGAATCGTATACTTATCGCACTCAGTTGTTTCGTTCTGCTCAACACATCGCTCCTATCGGCGGAACCGGAGTTCCCGCAAGCTCAGGAAGAGCATGTCTGGCTGAAGCAATTCACGGGCGAGTGGACATCGACTTCGCAATCGATTGGTAATCCCGATCAACCCTCTGTGGAGTGCTCGGGGAAAATGAGCTCTCAGATGCTGGGGGACTTCTGGGTCGTCAACCGGATGGAAGGGGACGCAAATGGAGAAACGTTCCAGGCGATTCAGACAATTGGTTATGACGGTTCAAAAAACAAATACGTCGGTACCTGGGTCGACACGATGATGAATCAACTCTGGCACTACGAAGGAACCGTCGACGATTCCGGAAAAAAACTAACACTCCTCGCTGAAGGCCCTTCCTTCTTCGATCCGGAGAAAACGGCGAAATACCGCGACAGTTACGAATTCAAATCGAACGACAAAATCATCGCCACTTCGGAAGTGATGGAAGAAGATGGAGAATGGGTGATGTTCATGAAAGGGGAACTGCAGCGAAATAAAACAGAGAAATAAATCGAACTGGCATTGGCCTGCACCGAGCCCTCAGCTTTTAATCCAAGTGATCCTAATCCAAGTGAGTGTAAGGCATAGCAATAGCCCATTCCTTCAAAGTTCAACGACGTCTTGGATTGGTATCTCCCGCAACAGTCTGGTACGGTGACTTGAATCGGCCAGACTGGTTGGATCTCTGGGCAAAGAAAACTGCGGCACGACGGGAATTCGATAGTGAGTACATTACAGCGGGAAGTTGGCCTCATCGGGGCGATGATGATGGGGCTTGGTTCGATTCTGGGAACCGGGGTTTTCGTGAGTGTGAATATCGCTACTGAAGTCACCGGCCCGGCCGTGGTGTTGGCGATTGCTGTAGCAGCCCTCGTGGCCACCTTGAACGGACTCAGCAGCGCGCAGTTGGCTGCAAATCATCCTGTCAGCGGCGGCACCTATGAGTACGGTTATCGCTGGTTGACACCCACGCTCGGGTTCGTGGCCGGGTTCCTGTTTCTATGTGCCAAAAGTGCATCCGCCGCAACCGCCGCTCTCGGTTTCACCGGTTACTCACTCAGCTTTCTCGGTATAGAACGCCCCGACTGGGTCGTGCCGATTTCGGTGATCACGGTCGTGCTGGTAACGTTACTCGTTCTCTCGGGCATCAAAAGATCGAACGCGATGAACATCATCATCGTTTCGATTACGTTGATTTCGCTGGCCTGTTTCGTCTTACTTGGATTGTCTGCTTCGCTAAGTAATGCCGGCGAGAA is part of the Polystyrenella longa genome and harbors:
- a CDS encoding YybH family protein: MTTYQNNTADENMIREMIDKWSRALEAKDLDGLTADYVQDAILFDAIPPYKTVGVENIRNVWANCLPHFPESFRSEHRDLEIHVEGNTAFMYGLHHFIPDDPQHPCGMTWMRITVAYRKIEGKWKVIHEHASIPFNPLNNTAWTIDDPDKLDAPDWSQPEA
- a CDS encoding DUF1579 domain-containing protein encodes the protein MNRILIALSCFVLLNTSLLSAEPEFPQAQEEHVWLKQFTGEWTSTSQSIGNPDQPSVECSGKMSSQMLGDFWVVNRMEGDANGETFQAIQTIGYDGSKNKYVGTWVDTMMNQLWHYEGTVDDSGKKLTLLAEGPSFFDPEKTAKYRDSYEFKSNDKIIATSEVMEEDGEWVMFMKGELQRNKTEK
- a CDS encoding NAD(P)/FAD-dependent oxidoreductase; translated protein: MTIKNTLDISEAASTNWDVLIIGAGPAGALAALQLGKAGLKTLLIDRKSFPRYKVCGGCLNERTLSVVEQAGLMPLLKDAGAIPIQELQINSPRREVSVPLPHGVAFSRTRFDEILVTEAITKGTEFLSEVTARLEELTPLGDQRRVELQSTDRKTVIATARIVLVADGLANSSLKKYPQHKSLSTTASRLGLGGILMEPPTGYDAGSIHMAVSPAGYVGLTQLEDGSLNLAAALNAPVLKQANSTSGLIQQIIQEAHLPEINNLDSVDWSGTIALTRTTTVKALPRTLRCGDAAGYVEPFTGEGIASALCSGYLASTLVASRIDSWGTADEEEWSRLHRTEVQQRYQYCRWIARLSRYPRAVELALSTINWFPGLTRPIIKHLNEPLAPVLVDAPS
- a CDS encoding RNA polymerase sigma factor; the encoded protein is MTSRQQTELENQITILYQTESRRVLATLIRLLGDFDLAEEAMQEAFTAAAEQWAEEGVPKHPRAWLISTGRFRAVDLIRRRTHFRKIQPELTARVEEIVHHNADLADHDIQDDQLRLIFTCCHPAIDPRVQIPLTLREVCGLTTDEIASAFLTAPATMAQRIVRGKSKIRDAGIPYIIPSEADLPQRLDAVLSVIYLVFNEGYSASGGESHLRPALSTEAIRLGRLMLDLLPDPEVMGLLALMLLHESRRTARQSADGDIILLDDQDRTLWDQHLITEGQQLVGRAFSSGQIGVYSLQAAISAVHASAQRPEETNWSQIVELYDTLRQAENSPIVELNRAVAVAMRDGVQAGLDLIQAILDRGDLIDYHLAHSARGELLRRVGRIEESRTAFLEALNLTRQEPERRFLRRKLQELDSAE
- a CDS encoding methyltransferase domain-containing protein; this translates as MNLSTRQQVEELMDQPGLDEREHQQALAGLKRVNWISGSSSMLWPPLRQLAQEHPDRPLKVLDVASGGGDVVINLAQRAKQEQIPMEFSGSDISPVAVDYATRQATERDLSIPFHRWDVLKEPVPGEYDVIMCSLFLHHLRSEEAIFFLNKISYAARQLVLVNDLRRSRFGYCLAQIGCRLLSRSPIVHVDGPLSVRSAFTIKEAIEHALKAGMESVTVTRHWPERFLLSWRNRT
- a CDS encoding YciI family protein; translation: MKYMLLIYGDENSWTPEERETCMRDSMAICQELEAEGKWIASSPLRSISTATSVRVREGNQQVTDGPFAETTEQLGGYYIIDVDNLDEAIEIASRIPPAKKGTVEIRPLDTMPDEL
- a CDS encoding YciI family protein, translated to MKVMVLVKANADSEAGNMPSEEILTEMGAFNEKLSQAGVMLAGEGLHPTSKGKRVACEGQKRIVTDGPFAETKELLAGFWMWQVESMEEALDWAKQSPFQEGELELRPVFEAEDFGDEFTPELREQEEALAARNSLRSATVQPYLFFGGTCEEALEFYKQAVGATVDCLMRFSECPDPFPEGMLQEGFENKVMHAQFRVGQMSLMGSDGCNDTAPFSGFRLALSVATQADAERTFNALAKGGQVDMPLEKTFFSPCYGQLTDQFGVGWMVMVPGEPG